One Patescibacteria group bacterium DNA segment encodes these proteins:
- a CDS encoding alanine--tRNA ligase has product MDYPTVRKNFIQFFVDKQHQLVPSAALIPEHDASVLFTTAGMQQFKPYYTGVPSPYGEGVVSIQKCFRTADINEVGDESHLTFFEMLGNFAFNGSVSKREAINWGWEFLTSPDGMGIDKARLSATYYNGNRSGTFPDNEAKEVLESLRVDGLNQITAQPDTDNFWGPTGNEGPCGPTVEFYVDGVEIWNIVFNEFYYQEATGLRPPTSGLGIDTGMGLERLLVAVNPETSNVYETDAFTDIITKIQDHTPDIDIGADRSMRIIADHLRASVFLLADHVQPSNKEQGYLLRRILRRAILHLDRLEALAGFREIIETIINYYGEFYPELVADKDNIVQFAELERDKFLKTITQGRKELVKLLSSADTTISGLAAFDLFATYGLPLDFIKEESLQAGKDIDEVGFEQAFKEHQNVSRAGVEQKFGGHGLSSGAEVSETDKQIITRYHTATHLLHAALMKFLGNEVKQAGSDLNTERARFDFTFPRPLTSAEKQQIEDWVNQQITQDLVVKKEVKPLAEALAEGATAFFREKYPDPVNVYTIYNENSGEVISKELCGGPHVENTSAIGKFKIIKEQSSSAGVRRIRAVID; this is encoded by the coding sequence ATGGATTACCCAACCGTCCGGAAAAATTTTATTCAGTTTTTTGTCGATAAACAGCATCAATTAGTGCCTTCGGCTGCGTTAATTCCTGAGCATGATGCCTCAGTTTTATTCACCACTGCGGGGATGCAACAATTTAAACCGTACTACACGGGTGTTCCCTCTCCATATGGAGAGGGAGTAGTTAGTATTCAAAAATGTTTTCGGACTGCTGACATTAACGAAGTGGGTGATGAATCACATCTGACTTTTTTCGAAATGCTAGGCAATTTTGCTTTTAATGGTTCAGTCAGCAAGCGAGAGGCGATTAATTGGGGCTGGGAATTTTTGACTTCTCCTGATGGGATGGGCATTGATAAGGCTCGGCTGTCAGCCACCTACTATAACGGCAATCGTTCCGGGACTTTTCCGGATAATGAAGCTAAAGAAGTTCTAGAATCATTACGAGTTGATGGATTAAATCAGATTACAGCGCAGCCGGATACAGATAATTTCTGGGGACCGACTGGCAACGAAGGTCCTTGCGGTCCGACCGTAGAATTTTATGTGGATGGAGTAGAAATCTGGAATATCGTCTTCAATGAATTCTATTATCAGGAAGCCACTGGTTTGCGACCACCAACCAGCGGTTTAGGCATTGATACAGGCATGGGGCTAGAGAGATTATTGGTGGCCGTTAATCCGGAAACAAGTAATGTTTACGAAACCGACGCTTTTACTGATATCATTACTAAAATCCAAGATCATACTCCCGATATTGATATCGGAGCTGACCGCTCTATGCGCATCATTGCTGATCATCTGCGGGCCAGTGTTTTTTTGCTAGCCGACCATGTTCAACCCAGCAATAAAGAGCAGGGGTACTTGTTGCGGCGGATTTTACGCCGAGCTATTTTACATTTAGATCGACTAGAAGCTTTGGCCGGTTTCCGAGAAATTATTGAAACCATTATTAATTATTACGGAGAATTTTATCCTGAATTAGTTGCTGATAAGGATAATATTGTGCAATTTGCTGAATTAGAAAGAGACAAGTTCCTAAAAACCATCACTCAGGGTCGGAAAGAATTAGTTAAGCTCTTGAGTTCTGCTGACACTACCATTTCGGGTCTAGCCGCATTCGATTTATTCGCTACGTATGGGTTACCGCTGGACTTTATTAAAGAAGAATCTCTCCAAGCCGGCAAAGACATAGATGAGGTTGGTTTTGAACAAGCCTTTAAAGAGCACCAGAACGTGTCTCGGGCCGGGGTAGAACAAAAATTTGGCGGTCATGGTCTGTCTTCTGGCGCAGAGGTGAGCGAGACTGATAAACAGATCATTACGCGTTATCACACAGCTACCCATCTCTTGCATGCTGCTCTGATGAAATTCTTAGGCAATGAAGTTAAACAAGCCGGGTCTGATTTAAATACCGAACGAGCCCGATTTGATTTTACTTTTCCGCGTCCTCTCACTTCTGCAGAAAAACAACAGATAGAAGATTGGGTCAACCAACAGATTACGCAAGATCTGGTCGTGAAAAAAGAGGTTAAGCCTCTTGCGGAAGCCTTGGCGGAAGGAGCCACTGCCTTCTTCCGAGAAAAATATCCGGATCCAGTGAATGTCTACACTATATATAATGAGAATAGCGGTGAAGTGATTTCTAAGGAATTATGCGGAGGGCCGCATGTAGAAAATACTTCCGCAATCGGCAAGTTTAAAATTATCAAAGAGCAGAGCAGTTCAGCGGGAGTGCGCCGAATTAGAGCTGTGATCGATTAA
- a CDS encoding MraY family glycosyltransferase, translated as MFKLIAVSWLQFLSPLLLAAILSWGLLAGIKYLTTKYQWWGHQSAHHDARQITRLGGIAVWLTFLIVFLGFVDLTPPRLALLVGMTLLFLMGLVDDIYNLSPITKLIWQIGAVAIAVGLGLHIGQVTNPFGGVIVLSPIWDYLLSGFWLLIVVNAVNMLDGLDGLSAGATSIFSIIIFFLSLFVIVNQPTTATMAVILLGTMLGYLWWNWHPAKIFYGDAGSNMVGFIMGALAIVSGGKIATAALVLGFPIMDLLWAAFRRIKQGRSPFAADREHLHHRLLDAGVPHQSAVVIILALVALFGVVSLLSGTWAKLIALFGVALLMIILVRTVFFLQRRKSH; from the coding sequence TTGTTTAAATTAATTGCTGTATCTTGGCTGCAATTTCTCTCCCCTCTTTTGCTGGCGGCGATTTTGAGTTGGGGGTTACTTGCCGGAATAAAATATTTAACAACGAAATATCAGTGGTGGGGGCACCAGAGTGCTCATCATGATGCGCGTCAAATCACACGCTTGGGCGGCATCGCGGTTTGGTTGACTTTTTTGATCGTGTTTTTAGGGTTTGTCGACCTTACTCCTCCGCGCTTGGCATTACTAGTCGGGATGACACTACTATTTTTAATGGGGCTGGTTGATGACATCTACAATCTTTCACCGATTACTAAATTGATTTGGCAAATCGGAGCAGTGGCGATCGCGGTCGGTTTGGGACTACATATTGGGCAAGTGACTAATCCTTTCGGTGGAGTAATTGTTTTATCTCCCATCTGGGATTATTTATTAAGTGGGTTTTGGTTACTCATCGTAGTGAATGCTGTGAATATGTTAGATGGCCTGGATGGTCTGTCCGCGGGAGCTACTAGTATTTTTTCGATTATCATTTTCTTCTTAAGTCTCTTTGTAATTGTTAATCAGCCGACGACTGCTACGATGGCAGTAATTCTTTTAGGCACGATGCTGGGTTATTTGTGGTGGAATTGGCATCCCGCTAAAATCTTTTATGGTGATGCCGGCAGCAACATGGTGGGATTTATCATGGGGGCCTTAGCCATTGTGAGCGGTGGGAAGATTGCTACAGCTGCCTTAGTGTTGGGATTCCCGATTATGGATCTGCTGTGGGCAGCGTTCCGCCGGATAAAACAAGGCCGATCTCCTTTTGCGGCCGACCGCGAACATCTCCATCATCGTTTGCTGGATGCGGGAGTGCCTCACCAGAGTGCTGTGGTGATCATTTTAGCACTAGTAGCTCTGTTCGGGGTGGTTTCATTGCTATCGGGCACTTGGGCTAAACTGATCGCTCTTTTTGGGGTAGCTTTGCTAATGATTATCCTCGTCAGGACTGTATTTTTCTTGCAAAGGAGAAAAAGCCATTGA
- a CDS encoding cell division FtsA domain-containing protein, whose product MAFFSVNKAKKSRGEAYIAVDLGTEAVKSLVFERREQQCSILGKGRAFHPGGIMRGGMVINISEAVPSLRQAVEAACAQADIQPKNLVMSLSGDLVKSLVTTVHYHRARPDAHIDSNELKNILYKAQWKAFEQIRSLVAKEQKESDLGFKLINTTIVDTRIDGYKVSNPLNFQGSMITLSIFNAFAPLVHLGALQALADELGLNLVSVAAGPYALTKSLLVDNPEFSAVFIDMGAYLTDVAVVSEGGIFGMQNFALGSNAFSKNIATSLKVTPDKAEQIKIDYSSGLIDKRSENKLHRICKETAALWVQGVAESLDEFSHLDILPNKIFLAGGGAVLPEIKQALLMKAWAEHLPFAKKPAPAVIEPTDIPNIVLHNQVTIDLGDMVVLGLANLTLALPGKEDVLGDMLRRLVVNMQA is encoded by the coding sequence ATGGCGTTTTTTTCCGTAAATAAAGCGAAAAAAAGCCGGGGGGAAGCTTACATTGCCGTTGATTTAGGCACAGAGGCTGTTAAATCCCTAGTTTTTGAAAGAAGAGAGCAGCAATGCTCCATTTTGGGTAAAGGTAGGGCGTTTCATCCAGGCGGGATTATGCGGGGAGGCATGGTGATCAATATCTCGGAAGCGGTGCCCAGTTTGCGGCAAGCAGTTGAGGCCGCCTGTGCTCAGGCCGATATCCAACCCAAAAATCTAGTCATGAGCTTATCGGGAGATTTAGTTAAAAGCCTAGTCACGACAGTGCATTATCATCGAGCCCGACCAGATGCCCATATTGATAGCAATGAATTAAAAAATATTCTTTATAAAGCCCAATGGAAGGCGTTTGAGCAAATTCGCAGCTTAGTGGCTAAAGAACAAAAAGAATCGGATCTGGGATTTAAGTTAATCAATACCACCATTGTGGATACGCGCATTGATGGTTATAAGGTAAGCAATCCCTTAAATTTTCAAGGGAGCATGATCACCCTCAGTATTTTTAATGCCTTTGCTCCTTTGGTGCATCTGGGAGCTCTCCAGGCCTTAGCTGATGAATTAGGTTTAAATTTAGTCAGTGTGGCGGCTGGCCCCTATGCTTTAACTAAGAGTTTGTTGGTCGATAATCCAGAATTCAGTGCGGTATTTATTGATATGGGAGCCTATTTGACCGATGTAGCCGTGGTCAGCGAAGGTGGTATTTTTGGCATGCAAAATTTTGCTTTGGGCAGTAATGCTTTCAGTAAAAACATAGCTACTAGCCTAAAAGTTACTCCCGATAAGGCCGAGCAAATTAAAATTGATTATAGTAGCGGATTGATCGATAAACGCTCAGAAAACAAATTGCATCGGATCTGCAAAGAAACGGCGGCACTGTGGGTGCAAGGTGTAGCGGAAAGTTTGGACGAATTCAGTCATCTCGATATTTTGCCTAATAAAATTTTTTTGGCGGGAGGAGGCGCTGTTTTACCGGAGATAAAACAGGCTTTGTTGATGAAAGCCTGGGCGGAACACTTGCCGTTTGCCAAGAAACCAGCTCCAGCTGTGATCGAGCCTACGGATATTCCTAATATAGTCCTACATAATCAAGTTACGATTGATTTAGGTGATATGGTAGTCTTGGGTCTGGCTAATTTAACTTTAGCCTTGCCAGGTAAAGAAGATGTGTTAGGAGATATGTTGCGGCGCTTAGTTGTTAATATGCAAGCCTAA
- a CDS encoding HU family DNA-binding protein — translation MNKSQIVELIARKANVSKKTATQTMDIFVNAVKSNLAAGKSVTITGFGTFSVSARAARNGVNPQTGKPIRIPQSRVPRFKSGKSLRSLIH, via the coding sequence ATGAATAAGTCGCAGATAGTTGAATTGATCGCCCGTAAAGCCAATGTGTCCAAAAAAACTGCCACGCAAACGATGGACATTTTTGTGAATGCCGTCAAAAGTAATTTGGCAGCCGGTAAGAGTGTGACCATCACCGGTTTCGGGACTTTCAGTGTTAGTGCTCGTGCGGCTCGCAATGGGGTCAATCCCCAGACTGGGAAGCCTATCAGAATCCCACAGTCCCGGGTGCCTCGCTTCAAGTCGGGCAAATCATTGCGGTCACTGATCCACTAA
- a CDS encoding GNAT family N-acetyltransferase, which yields MDIRIRLIEEAELESVSQVFTEAFNNAGVGENWSVERAIKYLRYLYQHQPDLFFIAEAEGEIVGGVAGVIRTWGTGNYLGEWELFVKPEYQKQGIAAKLLTNIVRSAIDNHAITMFSGLAFSGKAFPMEWYKQIGFHPSGWVHIEADAKELLSNLIADHGQNQ from the coding sequence ATGGATATACGGATTAGACTAATTGAAGAAGCTGAATTAGAGTCTGTCAGCCAAGTCTTTACCGAAGCATTTAATAATGCCGGCGTCGGAGAGAACTGGAGTGTAGAGCGGGCTATCAAGTATTTAAGATATTTATATCAACATCAGCCTGATCTGTTTTTTATTGCGGAAGCCGAAGGAGAAATTGTGGGGGGTGTAGCCGGAGTGATCAGGACATGGGGAACCGGTAATTATTTGGGTGAGTGGGAATTATTTGTGAAGCCGGAATATCAGAAACAAGGGATAGCTGCCAAACTGCTAACTAATATTGTGCGCAGTGCTATTGATAACCACGCCATAACCATGTTTAGTGGATTAGCTTTTAGCGGCAAGGCATTTCCGATGGAGTGGTACAAACAGATAGGTTTTCATCCCTCCGGCTGGGTGCATATCGAAGCTGATGCGAAAGAGCTGTTAAGTAATCTTATTGCTGATCATGGCCAAAATCAATAA
- a CDS encoding YbaK/EbsC family protein encodes MVDPNTIHDRLINLLDINQVEYKLFNHPAALTYEDLAAVQKSTGFFGTEAKCMVLKVSDKFIVYITLQGSRVNFNAVKTELGGAKVRLATAEELAEYFGAQPGCAYPFAFDSQYDIYVDPKIYEQEWLLFSPVLPTETIQAKGEDLRRVWASLDNQVSEVINFNQ; translated from the coding sequence ATGGTTGATCCTAATACTATTCATGATCGGTTAATTAACCTGCTTGATATCAATCAGGTCGAGTACAAACTCTTTAACCATCCGGCAGCATTGACTTATGAAGATTTAGCTGCAGTCCAGAAATCAACTGGTTTCTTTGGGACCGAGGCCAAATGTATGGTATTAAAGGTAAGCGATAAGTTTATCGTCTATATCACATTGCAAGGCAGTCGGGTTAATTTCAACGCCGTGAAGACAGAATTAGGAGGAGCTAAAGTTCGGCTGGCCACTGCCGAGGAATTAGCCGAATATTTTGGTGCCCAACCCGGTTGTGCTTACCCATTTGCTTTTGACTCCCAATACGACATTTATGTAGATCCTAAGATATACGAGCAGGAATGGCTCTTATTTAGTCCCGTTTTACCTACCGAGACAATCCAAGCTAAAGGAGAAGATCTAAGGAGAGTATGGGCCTCTCTAGATAATCAGGTCTCGGAAGTAATAAATTTCAATCAGTAA
- a CDS encoding 50S ribosomal protein L25, producing MNKPAEKLELSAEIRDTSISPKAFRTQGKVPGVAYGKDVVPTPLAVKLLDFKKIYRSAGETTIINLKLGDALPKMVLIKDVQLSPDQDEYLNIDFLQIKVGEKLRVTVPLKFENEAPAVKDFGGILITNKNEVEVECMPQDLPHEIIVDLTKLANVDDSILVKDLHVNAGVELLDQPEDSIIMVAPPAAEEVEPVVSEAEAVAAVEATGEKTESAEGETTKEEKKSE from the coding sequence ATGAATAAACCAGCCGAAAAACTCGAACTCTCAGCCGAAATTAGGGATACCAGTATCTCCCCTAAAGCTTTCCGGACCCAAGGCAAGGTGCCGGGAGTAGCTTATGGCAAAGACGTTGTCCCCACTCCCCTGGCAGTCAAGCTGCTTGATTTTAAGAAAATTTATCGGAGTGCGGGTGAAACCACTATTATCAATTTAAAATTAGGCGATGCCTTGCCTAAAATGGTATTGATCAAAGATGTGCAGTTGAGTCCCGATCAAGACGAATATTTAAATATTGATTTTTTGCAAATCAAAGTAGGTGAGAAGTTGCGGGTGACGGTGCCATTGAAATTTGAGAACGAAGCTCCGGCGGTAAAAGATTTTGGCGGAATTCTAATCACTAATAAAAATGAAGTGGAAGTAGAGTGTATGCCGCAAGATCTTCCGCATGAAATTATTGTGGACCTAACTAAGTTGGCTAATGTTGACGACAGCATTCTAGTTAAAGATTTACATGTTAACGCTGGCGTAGAGCTGTTAGATCAGCCAGAGGATTCTATTATTATGGTGGCGCCACCAGCAGCTGAAGAGGTAGAGCCGGTCGTATCAGAGGCAGAAGCCGTGGCGGCAGTGGAGGCTACTGGAGAAAAAACAGAATCAGCCGAAGGAGAAACCACTAAAGAAGAGAAAAAATCAGAATAA
- the ruvX gene encoding Holliday junction resolvase RuvX: protein MRVLSIDLGRKRIGVALGDTENYVVVGLPTLTNNKDLLDKLKEIIVRENIQKLIIGWPKTMSGQNGEQTNYTQQWGDRIKRILHIDVEYIDERLSSKMARDSLESLGGSLKKEDIDQAAAVLILQGYLDRPKNSI from the coding sequence ATGCGCGTCTTAAGTATAGATTTAGGTAGAAAAAGAATTGGGGTGGCCTTGGGCGATACGGAAAATTATGTCGTTGTGGGTTTGCCGACACTGACCAACAATAAAGATTTATTGGATAAGCTAAAAGAAATTATCGTGCGAGAAAATATTCAAAAGTTAATCATCGGCTGGCCAAAAACTATGAGCGGACAAAACGGCGAACAAACTAATTACACGCAGCAATGGGGCGATCGGATCAAACGTATTTTGCATATCGATGTGGAATATATTGATGAAAGATTGAGCAGTAAAATGGCGCGCGATAGCTTGGAGAGTCTCGGCGGCAGTTTGAAGAAAGAGGATATTGACCAAGCCGCGGCTGTGTTGATTTTGCAGGGTTACCTCGACCGGCCCAAAAACTCGATTTGA